From the Candidatus Bathyarchaeota archaeon genome, one window contains:
- the mfnA gene encoding tyrosine decarboxylase MfnA: MREHGLTPNEVLSTLRQALSRDGKYADGNILCSMCTTPHPIAKTAATMFFESNLGDPGLFPGSVELEKQAVHALSELLHCPNGTGFIVSGGTEANLLALYAAREQANTTEPEVVLPDSAHFSFDKICRMLKIKPKKVALDASFRVDPASVAQLITPRTVAVVGTAGSAELGAVDPISDIAKIAQRHDVPVHVDAAFGGLVLPFLEELSYPAVGVFDFRLPAVQSVTVDPHKMGMVTVPAGGIVFRDPQKLECIKTQTPYLTREDQYTFVGTRSAAAAAATWAVFASLGREGFRQTIQQCMHLTTFLADNLKNAGFELVTPPQLNIIAFRSNSNTKQLAQKLQNHGWQISYIPRLNCIRVVIMPHTTQKHLTQFLHDLQNQ, translated from the coding sequence ACGAAGTCCTCTCAACGCTGCGACAAGCCCTATCACGCGACGGCAAATACGCCGACGGCAACATCTTGTGCTCCATGTGCACCACCCCCCACCCCATAGCAAAAACCGCCGCCACAATGTTTTTTGAATCAAACTTGGGCGACCCCGGGCTTTTCCCTGGCAGCGTAGAACTCGAAAAACAAGCCGTACACGCTTTATCTGAGCTTTTGCATTGCCCAAACGGCACAGGATTCATCGTTTCAGGGGGCACGGAAGCAAACCTTTTGGCATTGTATGCTGCCCGCGAACAAGCAAACACAACAGAACCCGAGGTGGTTTTGCCTGACTCCGCACATTTCTCCTTTGACAAAATCTGTCGCATGCTCAAAATCAAGCCCAAAAAAGTAGCTTTGGATGCGTCGTTTCGGGTTGACCCCGCCAGTGTAGCGCAACTGATTACGCCCCGCACGGTTGCAGTTGTAGGAACAGCAGGTTCTGCCGAACTAGGCGCAGTTGACCCCATCTCCGACATAGCCAAAATCGCGCAGCGCCACGATGTGCCCGTGCATGTTGATGCAGCGTTTGGCGGTTTGGTGCTGCCTTTCCTTGAAGAACTCAGCTACCCAGCCGTGGGCGTTTTTGATTTTCGTTTGCCTGCAGTTCAGTCAGTCACGGTTGACCCTCACAAGATGGGCATGGTCACAGTCCCAGCAGGCGGCATCGTTTTCCGCGACCCCCAAAAGCTCGAGTGCATCAAAACCCAAACGCCCTACCTAACCCGTGAAGACCAGTACACGTTTGTGGGGACTCGATCCGCCGCTGCGGCAGCCGCAACATGGGCAGTCTTTGCCTCTCTGGGACGCGAAGGTTTCCGACAAACCATACAGCAGTGTATGCATCTAACCACTTTTCTCGCCGACAACCTCAAAAACGCAGGCTTCGAACTCGTAACACCACCACAACTAAACATCATCGCCTTCCGCAGCAACTCAAACACCAAACAACTCGCCCAAAAACTCCAAAACCACGGCTGGCAAATCTCCTACATCCCACGCCTAAACTGCATCCGAGTCGTCATCATGCCCCACACAACCCAAAAACACCTAACCCAGTTCCTACACGACCTCCAAAACCAATAA
- a CDS encoding ATP-grasp domain-containing protein — MKVLVYEHLSGGGLAGQCLPAGLLSEGYAMLSGVASDFQAAGDQVTVLLDERLAGYGLPLQGSRVLGVSADENFLDVLVQAAECADAVLVVAPEDSKLLYSIVQTLENHGRCVLNCQPNAIEQATDKKCFSDHLKKLGLPYPNTQTFGKQKSSSCIKKAVEVLGFPLVFKPASGAGCSGISFVQNSSQIETAVEKIRRETQEDIIVQEFIEGVAASVSLLCTENHAVPLSLNSQDLTLASPDAQSSYNGGCVPLKHNLHKEVFEAAKRLAESFSGLRGYVGVDLLLTKHEVYLMELNPRLTTSYVGLRKTSQFNIANAITNAATHQKLPPNPLCKGYSCFSKVAVPKTGNTTPQKISRIDGVASPPFPVAGGLGVAFVVSHGETRDLAVLGLQETKKQLLRNCNGGAQT; from the coding sequence TTGAAGGTTTTGGTGTATGAACATCTTTCGGGTGGGGGCTTGGCTGGGCAGTGTTTGCCTGCGGGTTTGCTAAGTGAAGGGTACGCCATGCTTTCGGGTGTGGCATCGGATTTTCAGGCTGCAGGAGATCAGGTCACGGTTTTGCTCGATGAACGCCTTGCAGGTTACGGTTTGCCGTTGCAGGGTAGCAGGGTTTTGGGGGTTTCAGCTGATGAAAACTTTTTGGATGTGCTGGTGCAGGCTGCTGAATGTGCGGATGCGGTGCTGGTTGTTGCTCCTGAAGACAGCAAATTGCTCTACTCCATCGTGCAGACCTTGGAAAACCATGGGCGGTGCGTGCTAAACTGCCAACCCAACGCCATCGAGCAGGCAACCGACAAAAAATGCTTTTCTGACCACCTAAAAAAGCTCGGCTTACCCTACCCTAATACGCAAACATTTGGCAAGCAAAAAAGCAGTTCTTGCATCAAAAAAGCAGTGGAAGTGTTGGGGTTCCCGTTAGTGTTCAAACCTGCCAGTGGAGCGGGGTGTAGCGGCATTAGTTTTGTCCAAAACAGCAGCCAAATCGAGACGGCAGTCGAAAAAATCCGCAGAGAAACTCAAGAAGACATCATCGTACAAGAGTTCATCGAGGGCGTTGCTGCTAGTGTAAGCTTGCTGTGCACTGAAAACCACGCGGTGCCCCTGAGCCTAAACAGCCAAGACCTCACTTTAGCCTCTCCAGATGCCCAATCAAGCTACAACGGCGGATGCGTCCCCCTAAAACACAACCTCCACAAAGAAGTATTTGAAGCAGCCAAACGTCTTGCAGAGTCATTTTCGGGGCTTAGAGGCTACGTCGGCGTTGATTTATTGCTCACCAAACACGAAGTCTACCTCATGGAACTCAACCCCCGCCTAACCACCTCGTATGTGGGTCTGCGAAAAACCAGCCAATTCAACATTGCCAACGCCATAACAAACGCCGCAACCCACCAAAAACTCCCCCCAAACCCGCTGTGCAAGGGGTATTCTTGCTTTTCCAAGGTTGCAGTTCCAAAAACAGGCAACACTACACCCCAGAAAATCAGCCGCATAGACGGGGTTGCTTCTCCACCGTTTCCTGTAGCAGGCGGCTTGGGCGTGGCTTTTGTTGTTTCTCACGGCGAAACGCGTGATTTGGCGGTTTTGGGTTTGCAGGAAACTAAAAAGCAGCTGCTGCGTAACTGCAATGGAGGCGCACAGACATGA
- a CDS encoding H4MPT-linked C1 transfer pathway protein has product MRRVLGWDIGGANTKAAYIQTDNATVIDCKIALEYFPFWKRDTTQLCSMLTQVKQKLCGTDPIDLITVTITAELSDAYTTKREGIHHILNCLQQVFPQTTIQILTTDASLRSVEQAKAHPVEVAAANWAATGWMIAQHIKNCVIVDIGSTSTSIIPVLNAEVAAKGKTDLEKLMNGELVYTGSLRTNVAAIVQSVPVKGGVARVSSELFAQSGDVHIVLGNIQSSEYTAETADAKPKTLPCSLARLARVVCADSDMLTKHEIQQIATYIYEQQIRQITQGLNQVYAQLPDNAKTAIPTIVTGLGKDFLARKAAQNAGIHKVLALDEVLHPTAVLASPAVGVALMGATKLKGAKLQWMR; this is encoded by the coding sequence ATGAGAAGGGTGCTGGGTTGGGATATTGGCGGCGCAAACACTAAAGCAGCGTACATACAAACCGACAACGCCACCGTTATCGACTGCAAGATCGCGTTGGAGTATTTCCCGTTTTGGAAACGCGACACAACACAACTTTGCAGTATGCTCACCCAAGTTAAGCAAAAACTTTGCGGCACCGACCCCATAGACCTCATCACGGTAACCATAACCGCTGAATTATCCGACGCGTACACAACAAAACGCGAAGGCATCCATCACATCCTAAACTGCCTCCAACAAGTTTTTCCCCAAACAACCATCCAAATACTAACCACGGACGCTTCTTTGCGTTCAGTTGAGCAAGCTAAGGCGCATCCTGTTGAGGTAGCGGCGGCGAATTGGGCGGCAACAGGCTGGATGATAGCTCAGCACATCAAAAACTGCGTAATCGTCGACATCGGAAGCACCAGCACCAGCATAATCCCCGTCTTAAACGCAGAGGTAGCCGCAAAGGGCAAGACGGATTTGGAGAAGCTCATGAACGGGGAGCTGGTCTACACGGGAAGCCTAAGAACCAACGTCGCCGCTATCGTGCAGTCGGTGCCTGTTAAAGGGGGCGTTGCGCGGGTTTCTTCAGAGCTTTTTGCGCAGTCAGGCGATGTCCACATAGTTTTAGGAAACATCCAAAGCAGCGAGTACACAGCTGAAACCGCCGACGCAAAACCCAAAACATTGCCCTGCTCGTTGGCTAGGCTTGCGCGGGTCGTTTGCGCCGACTCAGACATGCTCACCAAACACGAAATCCAGCAAATAGCCACCTACATCTACGAACAACAAATCAGGCAGATCACACAAGGACTCAACCAAGTCTACGCGCAGCTACCAGACAACGCAAAAACCGCCATCCCCACCATAGTCACAGGACTTGGAAAAGACTTTCTAGCACGAAAAGCCGCCCAAAACGCAGGCATCCACAAAGTCTTGGCACTAGACGAAGTACTGCACCCAACGGCGGTTTTGGCGTCTCCAGCAGTCGGGGTCGCTTTGATGGGCGCAACTAAACTGAAAGGAGCAAAACTACAATGGATGCGGTAA
- a CDS encoding delta 1-pyrroline-5-carboxylate synthetase, producing MDAVIKIGGSLAYSPKVLRALGVELQRVSERFRVVVVPGGGRFADVVREVDEVFGLSALAAHRMAILAMDQYGLMLADLIPNSRTCNDLAEVGVSGAGQVEVFLPSAMFLREDPFEASWEVTSDAIAAYVASRLQAKRLVVVTDVDGVFTSDPKTCPEAKLLPKVSAADLLASDKATSVDTVLPRLLLQSFMNCYVVNGKYPQRINQILCKDPAVATQITP from the coding sequence ATGGATGCGGTAATCAAAATCGGCGGCAGCCTCGCATACAGCCCAAAGGTCCTGCGTGCGTTAGGCGTGGAACTGCAAAGGGTTTCTGAGCGTTTTCGGGTGGTGGTTGTGCCTGGGGGTGGCAGGTTTGCGGATGTAGTTCGTGAGGTGGATGAGGTGTTTGGTTTGTCGGCGTTGGCGGCTCATCGGATGGCGATTTTGGCTATGGACCAGTATGGGTTGATGCTTGCGGATTTGATTCCAAACTCGCGAACGTGTAATGACCTTGCGGAGGTGGGTGTGTCTGGGGCGGGGCAGGTTGAGGTTTTTCTTCCCTCAGCGATGTTTTTGCGTGAAGACCCATTTGAGGCGTCGTGGGAGGTCACATCTGATGCTATAGCGGCGTATGTTGCATCGCGACTTCAGGCTAAGCGATTGGTGGTTGTTACAGATGTGGATGGCGTTTTTACGAGTGACCCTAAAACGTGCCCTGAGGCGAAGTTGCTGCCTAAGGTATCCGCCGCAGATTTGCTCGCATCCGATAAAGCCACAAGTGTAGACACGGTGCTGCCACGGCTTCTTTTGCAATCGTTTATGAACTGCTACGTTGTAAACGGCAAGTATCCCCAGCGAATCAACCAAATCTTATGCAAAGACCCCGCTGTCGCGACGCAGATTACGCCTTAA
- a CDS encoding transcriptional regulator, with protein sequence MRRSKLEMYIDILKVLAHKGPLKLTHIMYKANVNCSVLKEYLDFLIKQGLIEERTVGKRRVVFAITARGTTVLKYFRELKQVLPIIEETRNNMPTPF encoded by the coding sequence ATGAGACGCAGCAAACTTGAAATGTACATAGACATACTGAAGGTGCTTGCACACAAAGGTCCGCTGAAACTAACTCACATAATGTACAAAGCAAACGTCAACTGCAGCGTACTAAAAGAGTATCTGGATTTCCTAATCAAGCAAGGCCTAATCGAAGAAAGAACTGTGGGAAAACGCCGCGTAGTCTTCGCCATAACCGCAAGAGGCACAACCGTTCTAAAATACTTCCGCGAACTAAAACAAGTACTCCCCATAATCGAAGAAACAAGAAACAACATGCCAACCCCCTTCTAA
- a CDS encoding transcriptional regulator yields MSKESGMGKKPTVLLEKIKENLERLNEKIEVMIELQRHDQVEVSSSLASDAPLDVMTLLSMPDHLRKTAMTVCRSGMATADEIAKQTSRARAVESAYLNQLVIMGYLKKERQGRKAYFYVERSKEGT; encoded by the coding sequence ATGAGTAAAGAGTCTGGTATGGGTAAGAAGCCTACGGTTTTGTTAGAGAAGATTAAGGAGAATTTGGAGCGGTTGAATGAGAAGATTGAGGTTATGATTGAGCTTCAGAGGCATGACCAGGTGGAGGTTTCGTCTTCGCTTGCTAGTGATGCTCCTTTGGATGTTATGACTTTGCTTTCTATGCCTGATCATTTGCGTAAGACCGCTATGACGGTGTGTCGTTCTGGTATGGCTACTGCGGACGAAATTGCCAAGCAAACAAGCAGAGCCCGCGCGGTAGAAAGCGCATACCTAAACCAGCTCGTAATCATGGGTTACCTCAAAAAGGAACGGCAAGGCCGCAAAGCATACTTTTATGTTGAAAGAAGCAAAGAAGGGACTTAG
- a CDS encoding ABC transporter permease: MSDTAFSINDLRRRKLQTTLTIISLTTCVASTLFLLLFSGQMGIGISSIAQNTLTAGTSVVFSQFLWLLGILIFAVGAVITSFIVYLTMAQRIKDFGLMKATGCRNGLVFGYFMTELLTVTLVGCVLGVILGLATDFAVINLGGFQVYNSAPNLWFVPLVFVVFFAFALFFGAKPLYNAARLSPIQALSPVQYFGLGKGNKMQPLSKTGITIHIATRSLFRRKSTTTRIVAFLSAVFLLLTVSIAGGIIANDTSTSWLYQATEKNSLLIADTNLANHYTQLMLTFSGNQATPDFNYTNPQLGIPDTALAELSAMPQIENLDPRIMWYETIQELTGYRVDPETGSTIGLGSNRECESIVIGVDTQKMSSMPFTTGEFLNSSELQAVVGDSIAQTIYKPIKVQTIVGVETRQADALRQGVSVQDIKFKITGICLDPLNNGNVTYIPLTQMQKITGLTNPNILIVKLSEKANVDEAAAQIQNMLSSIDPDLTVISLNEVTAQNADFLSSLWSVIMFLPAFAVVSASLCLISFLMLAIDEQHQEFAILRATGAKPRTILTILAVQSATVLLSSFGIGVSFGTIITILILTTAPVISAFTALAITGWLFGALAAMFLLSLYPAVKFSKQPLLKILS, from the coding sequence ATGAGTGACACAGCTTTCTCCATAAACGACCTACGACGCCGAAAACTCCAAACCACCCTAACAATCATCAGCCTAACAACCTGCGTTGCCTCCACCCTTTTTCTACTGCTTTTTAGCGGACAAATGGGCATAGGAATCTCATCTATAGCCCAAAACACCCTAACCGCAGGCACTTCAGTTGTTTTCTCCCAGTTCCTTTGGCTGCTGGGCATTTTGATTTTCGCCGTCGGAGCCGTCATAACTTCTTTTATTGTTTACTTGACCATGGCGCAGCGCATCAAAGATTTTGGTTTGATGAAGGCAACGGGGTGTCGTAACGGCTTGGTTTTTGGGTATTTCATGACAGAGTTGCTTACGGTGACGCTTGTTGGCTGTGTTTTAGGCGTGATTTTGGGTTTGGCAACCGATTTCGCCGTGATTAACCTTGGCGGTTTTCAAGTTTACAATAGTGCACCGAATTTGTGGTTTGTGCCGCTGGTTTTTGTGGTGTTTTTTGCTTTTGCATTGTTTTTCGGGGCAAAACCCCTGTATAACGCTGCTCGCCTCTCCCCCATCCAAGCCCTCTCACCTGTACAGTACTTTGGATTAGGAAAAGGCAACAAAATGCAGCCCCTCTCCAAAACAGGCATAACCATCCACATCGCCACCCGAAGCCTATTTCGCCGAAAATCCACCACAACACGCATCGTAGCGTTCCTGTCCGCAGTCTTTTTACTGCTCACCGTTTCAATCGCAGGCGGCATAATCGCAAACGACACCTCCACATCCTGGCTATACCAAGCCACAGAAAAAAACAGCCTCCTCATTGCAGATACCAACTTGGCAAATCACTACACTCAGCTCATGCTGACATTTTCAGGCAACCAAGCAACCCCAGACTTCAACTACACCAACCCCCAACTCGGCATACCCGACACAGCCCTCGCCGAACTAAGTGCCATGCCCCAAATCGAAAACCTCGACCCCCGCATAATGTGGTACGAAACCATACAAGAACTAACGGGTTACCGTGTGGACCCTGAAACAGGAAGCACCATCGGGTTAGGGTCAAACCGAGAATGCGAATCCATAGTAATTGGGGTAGACACGCAAAAAATGAGCAGTATGCCTTTCACAACAGGCGAGTTTTTGAATTCTTCAGAGTTACAAGCCGTAGTCGGCGACTCAATAGCCCAAACAATCTACAAACCCATAAAGGTTCAAACCATAGTTGGTGTCGAAACACGCCAAGCTGATGCCCTGCGGCAAGGAGTAAGCGTCCAAGACATCAAATTCAAGATAACAGGCATCTGCCTAGACCCCTTAAACAACGGAAACGTTACCTATATTCCCCTAACTCAAATGCAAAAAATCACGGGGCTTACAAACCCAAACATCTTGATAGTTAAGCTCTCTGAAAAAGCCAACGTTGACGAAGCAGCAGCCCAGATACAAAACATGCTCTCCAGCATAGACCCAGACTTAACCGTTATCAGCCTCAACGAAGTTACCGCACAAAACGCCGATTTTCTAAGCTCGTTGTGGTCGGTTATCATGTTTTTGCCAGCTTTCGCCGTAGTCTCCGCATCACTTTGCCTGATAAGCTTCCTCATGCTTGCAATAGACGAACAACACCAAGAATTCGCCATCCTACGAGCAACAGGCGCAAAACCACGAACAATCCTGACGATACTGGCGGTTCAAAGTGCTACCGTTCTGCTCTCCAGCTTTGGCATCGGCGTCTCATTTGGAACCATAATAACTATACTCATACTAACCACTGCGCCCGTGATTTCAGCTTTCACTGCCTTAGCTATAACGGGCTGGCTGTTTGGAGCCTTGGCTGCTATGTTCCTGTTAAGCCTGTACCCCGCCGTCAAATTCTCCAAGCAACCACTTCTGAAAATCTTATCGTAA
- a CDS encoding ABC transporter ATP-binding protein, whose protein sequence is MLPKPKAVVCAQNLCKAYQIDDLTVAVLKNIDLTVQEGQFIAIYGPSGAGKTTLLNIISGIDKATSGKIAVFGLDLGEQDEDSLSQYRCNQVGFVFQAYNLVSTLTVAENVAFPMEWKGAASEEITQRVSELVETLGLQHRVNHFPAQLSGGEQQRVAFARALANDPPLLLADEPTGNLDTKNGQRIIQLLQDLKAAGKTIIVSTHDEKILPLADLQLYLDEGNLASTHE, encoded by the coding sequence ATGCTGCCCAAACCCAAAGCTGTAGTTTGCGCCCAAAACCTGTGTAAAGCCTACCAAATCGACGACCTCACCGTTGCGGTTCTAAAAAACATTGACTTAACCGTACAGGAAGGCCAATTCATAGCCATCTATGGTCCCTCGGGCGCAGGAAAAACTACGTTGCTTAACATAATTAGCGGTATCGACAAAGCCACGTCAGGCAAAATTGCCGTTTTTGGTTTGGATCTTGGCGAGCAAGATGAGGATTCGTTGTCGCAGTACCGTTGTAACCAGGTGGGTTTTGTTTTTCAGGCGTATAATCTGGTTTCGACGTTGACGGTGGCTGAGAATGTGGCTTTTCCGATGGAGTGGAAGGGCGCCGCCTCCGAAGAGATTACGCAGCGTGTCTCAGAGCTGGTGGAAACGTTGGGTCTGCAGCATCGAGTGAATCATTTTCCTGCGCAGCTTAGCGGGGGTGAACAGCAACGCGTAGCGTTTGCACGTGCCTTAGCCAACGACCCGCCCCTGCTTTTGGCGGATGAACCCACGGGGAATTTGGATACGAAAAACGGGCAGCGTATCATCCAACTTCTTCAGGACCTTAAAGCGGCGGGAAAAACCATAATTGTCTCCACTCATGACGAGAAAATCTTGCCTTTAGCCGACCTGCAGCTGTATTTGGATGAAGGAAACCTGGCGAGCACCCATGAGTGA